Proteins encoded by one window of Sus scrofa isolate TJ Tabasco breed Duroc chromosome 12, Sscrofa11.1, whole genome shotgun sequence:
- the ENGASE gene encoding cytosolic endo-beta-N-acetylglucosaminidase isoform X1: protein MEAAEAGTRGAAARRPRAPATLKEQRDPRHGGRPRRRIEENQEAAVFREVVSFSPDPLPVRYYDKDTTRPISFYFSSLEELLAWAPDAEDGFNVALGPPECRQPPLSSRRPRTLLCHDMMGGYLDDKFIQGSAAQSPYSFYHWQYVDVFVYFSHHLVTIPPVGWTNAAHRHGVCVLGTFITEWKEGERLCEAFLAGDERSYRAVADQLVRIAQFFRFEGWLINVENALSLAAVGNVPRFLQYLTARLHQQVPGGLVLWYDSVVSSGQLKWQDELNEQNRVFFDSCDGFFTNYNWREAHLERMLGQAGERRADVYVGVDVFARGNVVGGRFDTDKSLELIRKHGFSAALFAPGWVYECLEKGDFFQNQDKFWSLLERYLPTHSICSLPFVTSFCLGMGTRRVCYGQVRGWRGGASWTCHILAKELPSLAPLGLPWGRGQGLRDGGSLCPQTSLHFCPVPQEEAVGPWYHPSAQEIQPLFGEHRLEEDGRGWVKTRCCLADAWHGGSSLLIRGLIPPEVGDVAVRLFSLEVPVPPKIFLSMVYKLEGPSAVGVALELTTGDAGSCHVGGISALTERSSRRSPRPLRVPPTKLARWVSRCGQRLSGGWVQRCYEVSLRGCLLRDLFVRFSRPPGSQEEENFTCRLGEIQVVDANSLLTPLPQVQAVTVSHVRWRPATSDGEGGRAGLQLSCTLHWAYLLPRVRGFRIHCCRGTGGGAPGGGPSEPEKPTLLGLAFVNRYRIVDLVVAAAEPGRDGRVEFLVEPVPKEGFLVPRAQWGRAAMLYSTPRT, encoded by the exons ATGGAGGCGGCGGAGGCCGGGACCCGGGGGGCCGCAGCGCGGCGGCCACGGGCGCCGGCGACCCTGAAGGAGCAGCGGGATCCGAGGCACGGCGGGCGGCCTCGGCGGAG AATTGAAGAGAATCAAGAAGCAGCAGTCTTTCGAGAAGTGGTCAGTTTTAGCCCAGACCCTTTGCCAG TTAGATATTATGACAAGGACACCACCAGGCCCATCAGCTTTTACTTCTCTTCTCTGGAGGAACTCTTGGCGTGGGCGCCTGATGCGGAGGACGGCTTCAATGTGGCCTTGGGGCCCCCCGAGTGTCGGCAGCCCCCCTTGAGCAGCCGGAGGCCCCGGACCCTGTTGTGCCATGATATGATGGGCGGGTACCTGGATGACAA GTTTATTCAAGGCTCAGCTGCCCAGAGTCCCTATTCCTTCTACCACTGGCAGTACGTCGACGTCTTCGTGTACTTCAGCCACCACCTGGTCACCATCCCCCCTGTGGGCTGGACCAACGCTGCCCACAGGCATGGGGTCTGCGTGCTGG GGACTTTCATCACCGAGTGGAAAGAAGGGGAGCGGCTCTGCGAGGCCTTCCTGGCCGGGGACGAGCGCTCGTACCGGGCAGTGGCCGATCAGCTGGTCCGGATCGCTCAGTTTTTCCGATTCGAGGGCTGGCTGATCAACGTCGAGAACGCTTTGAGT CTGGCCGCTGTGGGGAACGTGCCCCGCTTCCTCCAGTACCTGACCGCTCGGCTGCATCAGCAGGTCCCCGGGGGGCTGGTGCTCTGGTATGACAGCGTCGTGAGCAGCGGGCAGCTCAAATGGCAGGATGAGCTCAACGAGCAGAACAG GGTCTTCTTCGATTCCTGCGACGGCTTCTTCACTAACTATAACTGGCGGGAGGCGCATCTGGAGCGGATGCTGGGGCAGGCCGGGGAGCGTCGGGCCGACGTGTATGTGGGAGTGGATGTGTTCGCCCGGGGGAACGTCGTCGGGGGCCGGTTCGACACGGACAAG TCGCTGGAGCTGATCCGGAAGCACGGGTTCTCGGCAGCTCTGTTTGCGCCTGGCTGGGTGTATGAGTGCTTGGAGAAGGGGGATTTCTTCCAGAACCAGGACAA GTTCTGGAGTTTGCTGGAACGCTACCTGCCCACACACAGCATCTGCTCCTTGCCCTTTGTCACTTCCTTCTGCCTGGGCATGGGGACTCGAAGAGTCTGCTATGGCCAGGTGCgcgggtggcgggggggggcttCCTGGACGTGTCACATCTTGGCGAAGGAGCTGCCTTCTCTTGCACCTTTGGGCctcccctggggcagggggcagggcctcAGGGATGGcggctccctctgcccccagaccTCCCTTCACTTCTGCCCCGTCCCTCAGGAGGAGGCGGTGGGGCCCTGGTACCACCCGAGTGCCCAGGAAATCCAGCCCCTGTTTGGAGAGCACAGGCTGGAAGAGGACGGACGGGGCTGGGTGAAGACGCGCTGCTGTCTGGCAGACGCCTGGCACGGGGGCAGCTCTCTGCTCATCCGGGGGCTGATTCCGCCcgaggttggagatgtggctgtgag GTTGTTCTCTCTGGAGGTCCCAGTGCCACCCAAGATTTTCCTGTCCATGGTGTACAAGCTCGAAGGGCCTTCGGCTGTGGGGGTGGCTCTGGAGCTCACCACGGGCGACGCAGGCAGCTGTCACGTGGGAGGCATCTCGGCGCTGACCG AAAGGAGCTCAAGGCGCAGTCCCCGACCCCTCCGGGTGCCCCCGACCAAGCTGGCCAGATGGGTGAGCCGCTGCGGTCAGCGGCTCAGCGGGGGCTGGGTGCAGCG CTGCTACGAGGTGAGTCTGCGGGGCTGCCTCTTGCGGGACCTCTTCGTTAGATTCTCCCGGCCTCCGGGCAGCCAGGAGGAAGAGAACTTCACCTGTCGCCTTGGGGAGATCCAG GTGGTGGATGCCAATAGCCTGCTGACCCCGCTGCCCCAGGTGCAGGCTGTGACCGTCTCTCATGTGCGCTGGCGGCCGGCCACCTCCGACGGGGAGGGCGGCCGCGCTGGGCTCCAGCTCAGCTGTACTCTGCACTGGGCCTACCTCCTCCCCCGTGTCCGGGGCTTCCGGATCCACTGCTGCCGGGGGACAGGGGGCGGCGCTCCCGGAGGGGGGCCATCGGAGCCAGAGAAGCCCACGCTCCTGGGCCTGGCTTTTGTCAACCGGTATCGGATAGTGGACCTGGTGGTGGCAGCCGCAGAGCCCGGCCGGGATGGGCGAGTGGAGTTCCTGGTGGAGCCTGTCCCCAAGGAGGGGTTCCTGGTGCCGCGGGCCCAGTGGGGCAGGGCGGCCATGCTCTACTCCACGCCCCGCACGTGA
- the ENGASE gene encoding cytosolic endo-beta-N-acetylglucosaminidase isoform X2, whose amino-acid sequence MEAAEAGTRGAAARRPRAPATLKEQRDPRHGGRPRRRIEENQEAAVFREVVSFSPDPLPVRYYDKDTTRPISFYFSSLEELLAWAPDAEDGFNVALGPPECRQPPLSSRRPRTLLCHDMMGGYLDDKFIQGSAAQSPYSFYHWQYVDVFVYFSHHLVTIPPVGWTNAAHRHGVCVLGTFITEWKEGERLCEAFLAGDERSYRAVADQLVRIAQFFRFEGWLINVENALSLAAVGNVPRFLQYLTARLHQQVPGGLVLWYDSVVSSGQLKWQDELNEQNRVFFDSCDGFFTNYNWREAHLERMLGQAGERRADVYVGVDVFARGNVVGGRFDTDKSLELIRKHGFSAALFAPGWVYECLEKGDFFQNQDKFWSLLERYLPTHSICSLPFVTSFCLGMGTRRVCYGQEEAVGPWYHPSAQEIQPLFGEHRLEEDGRGWVKTRCCLADAWHGGSSLLIRGLIPPEVGDVAVRLFSLEVPVPPKIFLSMVYKLEGPSAVGVALELTTGDAGSCHVGGISALTERSSRRSPRPLRVPPTKLARWVSRCGQRLSGGWVQRCYEVSLRGCLLRDLFVRFSRPPGSQEEENFTCRLGEIQVVDANSLLTPLPQVQAVTVSHVRWRPATSDGEGGRAGLQLSCTLHWAYLLPRVRGFRIHCCRGTGGGAPGGGPSEPEKPTLLGLAFVNRYRIVDLVVAAAEPGRDGRVEFLVEPVPKEGFLVPRAQWGRAAMLYSTPRT is encoded by the exons ATGGAGGCGGCGGAGGCCGGGACCCGGGGGGCCGCAGCGCGGCGGCCACGGGCGCCGGCGACCCTGAAGGAGCAGCGGGATCCGAGGCACGGCGGGCGGCCTCGGCGGAG AATTGAAGAGAATCAAGAAGCAGCAGTCTTTCGAGAAGTGGTCAGTTTTAGCCCAGACCCTTTGCCAG TTAGATATTATGACAAGGACACCACCAGGCCCATCAGCTTTTACTTCTCTTCTCTGGAGGAACTCTTGGCGTGGGCGCCTGATGCGGAGGACGGCTTCAATGTGGCCTTGGGGCCCCCCGAGTGTCGGCAGCCCCCCTTGAGCAGCCGGAGGCCCCGGACCCTGTTGTGCCATGATATGATGGGCGGGTACCTGGATGACAA GTTTATTCAAGGCTCAGCTGCCCAGAGTCCCTATTCCTTCTACCACTGGCAGTACGTCGACGTCTTCGTGTACTTCAGCCACCACCTGGTCACCATCCCCCCTGTGGGCTGGACCAACGCTGCCCACAGGCATGGGGTCTGCGTGCTGG GGACTTTCATCACCGAGTGGAAAGAAGGGGAGCGGCTCTGCGAGGCCTTCCTGGCCGGGGACGAGCGCTCGTACCGGGCAGTGGCCGATCAGCTGGTCCGGATCGCTCAGTTTTTCCGATTCGAGGGCTGGCTGATCAACGTCGAGAACGCTTTGAGT CTGGCCGCTGTGGGGAACGTGCCCCGCTTCCTCCAGTACCTGACCGCTCGGCTGCATCAGCAGGTCCCCGGGGGGCTGGTGCTCTGGTATGACAGCGTCGTGAGCAGCGGGCAGCTCAAATGGCAGGATGAGCTCAACGAGCAGAACAG GGTCTTCTTCGATTCCTGCGACGGCTTCTTCACTAACTATAACTGGCGGGAGGCGCATCTGGAGCGGATGCTGGGGCAGGCCGGGGAGCGTCGGGCCGACGTGTATGTGGGAGTGGATGTGTTCGCCCGGGGGAACGTCGTCGGGGGCCGGTTCGACACGGACAAG TCGCTGGAGCTGATCCGGAAGCACGGGTTCTCGGCAGCTCTGTTTGCGCCTGGCTGGGTGTATGAGTGCTTGGAGAAGGGGGATTTCTTCCAGAACCAGGACAA GTTCTGGAGTTTGCTGGAACGCTACCTGCCCACACACAGCATCTGCTCCTTGCCCTTTGTCACTTCCTTCTGCCTGGGCATGGGGACTCGAAGAGTCTGCTATGGCCAG GAGGAGGCGGTGGGGCCCTGGTACCACCCGAGTGCCCAGGAAATCCAGCCCCTGTTTGGAGAGCACAGGCTGGAAGAGGACGGACGGGGCTGGGTGAAGACGCGCTGCTGTCTGGCAGACGCCTGGCACGGGGGCAGCTCTCTGCTCATCCGGGGGCTGATTCCGCCcgaggttggagatgtggctgtgag GTTGTTCTCTCTGGAGGTCCCAGTGCCACCCAAGATTTTCCTGTCCATGGTGTACAAGCTCGAAGGGCCTTCGGCTGTGGGGGTGGCTCTGGAGCTCACCACGGGCGACGCAGGCAGCTGTCACGTGGGAGGCATCTCGGCGCTGACCG AAAGGAGCTCAAGGCGCAGTCCCCGACCCCTCCGGGTGCCCCCGACCAAGCTGGCCAGATGGGTGAGCCGCTGCGGTCAGCGGCTCAGCGGGGGCTGGGTGCAGCG CTGCTACGAGGTGAGTCTGCGGGGCTGCCTCTTGCGGGACCTCTTCGTTAGATTCTCCCGGCCTCCGGGCAGCCAGGAGGAAGAGAACTTCACCTGTCGCCTTGGGGAGATCCAG GTGGTGGATGCCAATAGCCTGCTGACCCCGCTGCCCCAGGTGCAGGCTGTGACCGTCTCTCATGTGCGCTGGCGGCCGGCCACCTCCGACGGGGAGGGCGGCCGCGCTGGGCTCCAGCTCAGCTGTACTCTGCACTGGGCCTACCTCCTCCCCCGTGTCCGGGGCTTCCGGATCCACTGCTGCCGGGGGACAGGGGGCGGCGCTCCCGGAGGGGGGCCATCGGAGCCAGAGAAGCCCACGCTCCTGGGCCTGGCTTTTGTCAACCGGTATCGGATAGTGGACCTGGTGGTGGCAGCCGCAGAGCCCGGCCGGGATGGGCGAGTGGAGTTCCTGGTGGAGCCTGTCCCCAAGGAGGGGTTCCTGGTGCCGCGGGCCCAGTGGGGCAGGGCGGCCATGCTCTACTCCACGCCCCGCACGTGA
- the ENGASE gene encoding cytosolic endo-beta-N-acetylglucosaminidase isoform X3: MMGGYLDDKFIQGSAAQSPYSFYHWQYVDVFVYFSHHLVTIPPVGWTNAAHRHGVCVLGTFITEWKEGERLCEAFLAGDERSYRAVADQLVRIAQFFRFEGWLINVENALSLAAVGNVPRFLQYLTARLHQQVPGGLVLWYDSVVSSGQLKWQDELNEQNRVFFDSCDGFFTNYNWREAHLERMLGQAGERRADVYVGVDVFARGNVVGGRFDTDKSLELIRKHGFSAALFAPGWVYECLEKGDFFQNQDKFWSLLERYLPTHSICSLPFVTSFCLGMGTRRVCYGQVRGWRGGASWTCHILAKELPSLAPLGLPWGRGQGLRDGGSLCPQTSLHFCPVPQEEAVGPWYHPSAQEIQPLFGEHRLEEDGRGWVKTRCCLADAWHGGSSLLIRGLIPPEVGDVAVRLFSLEVPVPPKIFLSMVYKLEGPSAVGVALELTTGDAGSCHVGGISALTERSSRRSPRPLRVPPTKLARWVSRCGQRLSGGWVQRCYEVSLRGCLLRDLFVRFSRPPGSQEEENFTCRLGEIQVVDANSLLTPLPQVQAVTVSHVRWRPATSDGEGGRAGLQLSCTLHWAYLLPRVRGFRIHCCRGTGGGAPGGGPSEPEKPTLLGLAFVNRYRIVDLVVAAAEPGRDGRVEFLVEPVPKEGFLVPRAQWGRAAMLYSTPRT, encoded by the exons ATGATGGGCGGGTACCTGGATGACAA GTTTATTCAAGGCTCAGCTGCCCAGAGTCCCTATTCCTTCTACCACTGGCAGTACGTCGACGTCTTCGTGTACTTCAGCCACCACCTGGTCACCATCCCCCCTGTGGGCTGGACCAACGCTGCCCACAGGCATGGGGTCTGCGTGCTGG GGACTTTCATCACCGAGTGGAAAGAAGGGGAGCGGCTCTGCGAGGCCTTCCTGGCCGGGGACGAGCGCTCGTACCGGGCAGTGGCCGATCAGCTGGTCCGGATCGCTCAGTTTTTCCGATTCGAGGGCTGGCTGATCAACGTCGAGAACGCTTTGAGT CTGGCCGCTGTGGGGAACGTGCCCCGCTTCCTCCAGTACCTGACCGCTCGGCTGCATCAGCAGGTCCCCGGGGGGCTGGTGCTCTGGTATGACAGCGTCGTGAGCAGCGGGCAGCTCAAATGGCAGGATGAGCTCAACGAGCAGAACAG GGTCTTCTTCGATTCCTGCGACGGCTTCTTCACTAACTATAACTGGCGGGAGGCGCATCTGGAGCGGATGCTGGGGCAGGCCGGGGAGCGTCGGGCCGACGTGTATGTGGGAGTGGATGTGTTCGCCCGGGGGAACGTCGTCGGGGGCCGGTTCGACACGGACAAG TCGCTGGAGCTGATCCGGAAGCACGGGTTCTCGGCAGCTCTGTTTGCGCCTGGCTGGGTGTATGAGTGCTTGGAGAAGGGGGATTTCTTCCAGAACCAGGACAA GTTCTGGAGTTTGCTGGAACGCTACCTGCCCACACACAGCATCTGCTCCTTGCCCTTTGTCACTTCCTTCTGCCTGGGCATGGGGACTCGAAGAGTCTGCTATGGCCAGGTGCgcgggtggcgggggggggcttCCTGGACGTGTCACATCTTGGCGAAGGAGCTGCCTTCTCTTGCACCTTTGGGCctcccctggggcagggggcagggcctcAGGGATGGcggctccctctgcccccagaccTCCCTTCACTTCTGCCCCGTCCCTCAGGAGGAGGCGGTGGGGCCCTGGTACCACCCGAGTGCCCAGGAAATCCAGCCCCTGTTTGGAGAGCACAGGCTGGAAGAGGACGGACGGGGCTGGGTGAAGACGCGCTGCTGTCTGGCAGACGCCTGGCACGGGGGCAGCTCTCTGCTCATCCGGGGGCTGATTCCGCCcgaggttggagatgtggctgtgag GTTGTTCTCTCTGGAGGTCCCAGTGCCACCCAAGATTTTCCTGTCCATGGTGTACAAGCTCGAAGGGCCTTCGGCTGTGGGGGTGGCTCTGGAGCTCACCACGGGCGACGCAGGCAGCTGTCACGTGGGAGGCATCTCGGCGCTGACCG AAAGGAGCTCAAGGCGCAGTCCCCGACCCCTCCGGGTGCCCCCGACCAAGCTGGCCAGATGGGTGAGCCGCTGCGGTCAGCGGCTCAGCGGGGGCTGGGTGCAGCG CTGCTACGAGGTGAGTCTGCGGGGCTGCCTCTTGCGGGACCTCTTCGTTAGATTCTCCCGGCCTCCGGGCAGCCAGGAGGAAGAGAACTTCACCTGTCGCCTTGGGGAGATCCAG GTGGTGGATGCCAATAGCCTGCTGACCCCGCTGCCCCAGGTGCAGGCTGTGACCGTCTCTCATGTGCGCTGGCGGCCGGCCACCTCCGACGGGGAGGGCGGCCGCGCTGGGCTCCAGCTCAGCTGTACTCTGCACTGGGCCTACCTCCTCCCCCGTGTCCGGGGCTTCCGGATCCACTGCTGCCGGGGGACAGGGGGCGGCGCTCCCGGAGGGGGGCCATCGGAGCCAGAGAAGCCCACGCTCCTGGGCCTGGCTTTTGTCAACCGGTATCGGATAGTGGACCTGGTGGTGGCAGCCGCAGAGCCCGGCCGGGATGGGCGAGTGGAGTTCCTGGTGGAGCCTGTCCCCAAGGAGGGGTTCCTGGTGCCGCGGGCCCAGTGGGGCAGGGCGGCCATGCTCTACTCCACGCCCCGCACGTGA